One Succinispira mobilis DSM 6222 genomic window carries:
- a CDS encoding MotA/TolQ/ExbB proton channel family protein, translating into MSSFFLKGGPLMYPLLLCSILVVALILERSYHFCRANRNKNFYSQFKQLVKEQNFSQAEQLAKETPGPVAALSFVALTAPDKSLTALEELLSTSGSLELQRLNERLHILELIGRIAPLIGLLGTVLGMVEAFRSLAEIKGIVDPSLLAGGIWEALITTVAGLFVAIPTMIAHHFLEDKVKSWAFKMQHCANDLVHLLGSEKVD; encoded by the coding sequence ATGAGTAGTTTTTTCTTAAAAGGCGGCCCGTTAATGTATCCGCTTTTACTGTGTTCTATTTTAGTTGTAGCTTTAATTTTAGAAAGAAGCTATCATTTTTGTCGTGCCAATCGCAACAAAAATTTTTATTCCCAGTTTAAACAATTAGTAAAAGAGCAAAATTTTTCTCAAGCTGAGCAATTAGCCAAAGAAACTCCTGGTCCTGTTGCCGCTTTAAGTTTTGTAGCTCTTACCGCTCCTGATAAAAGCCTTACGGCTTTAGAAGAATTATTGTCTACCTCTGGCTCGTTAGAATTACAACGTTTAAACGAACGCTTGCATATCTTAGAGTTAATTGGGCGCATCGCCCCCTTAATTGGTCTTTTAGGTACAGTTTTGGGGATGGTTGAAGCCTTTAGAAGTCTAGCCGAAATCAAAGGCATAGTCGATCCTTCTTTACTAGCAGGCGGAATTTGGGAAGCCTTAATTACTACTGTCGCGGGTTTATTTGTGGCAATTCCGACAATGATTGCGCATCATTTTTTAGAAGACAAAGTGAAATCTTGGGCTTTTAAAATGCAACATTGTGCCAATGACCTGGTACATTTGCTAGGGAGTGAGAAAGTTGATTAG
- the nifS gene encoding cysteine desulfurase NifS has protein sequence MREVYLDNAATTRVDERIVKLMTEVMLDAYGNPSSVHRVGRKAKVYLDKAREQVAALLNAQKDEIFFTSGGTESDNMALRGVAYAKRAKGKHIITTQVEHHAILHACEQLEKEGFSVTYLPVDEYGMVSVAAVEAAITPETILISVMYANNEIGTIMPIKEIGALARAKGILFHTDAVQAAGQLELDVVRDNVDLLSMTAHKIHGPKGSGAIYIRRGVRLQPMLRGGAQERQVRPGTEAVPGIAGLGLAAELARENLGKNSAYVADLRDKLISGLFEKIPFLRLNGHPTQRLANNANVSIEYIEGEGMLLSLDMVGIAASSGSACTSGSLDPSHVLLATGLDHATAHGSLRLSLSHETTLADIEYVLEKLPPIVERLRAMSPLYDAKVLQCARAEQRGNDCLRACK, from the coding sequence GTGAGAGAGGTTTATTTGGATAATGCCGCTACTACGCGAGTAGATGAGCGCATAGTTAAATTAATGACAGAAGTAATGTTGGATGCCTATGGCAATCCATCTAGTGTACATAGAGTAGGTCGTAAAGCTAAGGTGTATTTAGATAAGGCTCGGGAACAAGTAGCAGCTTTGTTAAATGCCCAAAAAGATGAAATATTTTTTACTAGTGGTGGGACTGAGTCCGATAATATGGCCTTGCGCGGCGTGGCTTACGCAAAACGTGCTAAAGGCAAACATATTATTACAACACAGGTGGAGCATCATGCGATTTTGCATGCTTGTGAGCAATTAGAAAAAGAAGGTTTTAGTGTAACCTATTTACCTGTAGATGAATATGGGATGGTAAGTGTAGCTGCGGTAGAGGCGGCAATTACGCCAGAGACTATTTTAATTAGTGTAATGTATGCTAATAATGAAATTGGCACAATTATGCCGATTAAAGAAATTGGTGCTTTGGCTCGGGCTAAAGGAATTTTGTTTCACACGGATGCGGTGCAAGCCGCAGGCCAACTAGAATTAGATGTAGTGCGCGATAATGTGGACCTATTAAGTATGACAGCCCATAAAATTCACGGGCCTAAAGGTTCGGGCGCAATTTATATTCGCCGTGGCGTGCGGTTACAACCAATGTTACGTGGCGGTGCCCAAGAGCGTCAAGTGCGTCCAGGGACAGAAGCTGTGCCAGGCATTGCAGGCTTAGGTTTGGCGGCAGAACTTGCTAGAGAGAATTTAGGAAAGAATTCCGCTTATGTGGCCGATTTACGCGACAAGTTAATAAGTGGCTTGTTTGAAAAAATTCCGTTTTTACGCTTAAATGGACATCCAACGCAAAGACTAGCTAATAATGCGAATGTGAGCATCGAATATATTGAAGGTGAAGGGATGTTATTGAGCTTAGATATGGTGGGTATTGCGGCATCTAGCGGTTCGGCATGTACCAGTGGCTCTTTAGACCCATCGCATGTGCTTTTGGCGACTGGCTTAGACCATGCGACAGCACATGGTTCTTTACGCTTAAGTTTGTCACATGAAACAACTTTGGCAGATATTGAATATGTATTAGAAAAATTGCCCCCAATCGTAGAACGGTTAAGAGCGATGTCACCATTGTATGATGCTAAAGTTTTGCAATGTGCTCGTGCAGAACAACGTGGAAATGATTGCCTT
- a CDS encoding formate--tetrahydrofolate ligase — protein sequence MLSDIQIAQQAKMLPIVQVAAKLGIAEENIDQYGRYKAKLSLGLIDSLANNADGNLILVTAITPTPAGEGKSTTTVGLAQGIAQLDKKVIVALREPSLGPCMGVKGGAAGGGYSQVVPMEDINLHFTGDIHAVTTAHNLLSAMLDNHLQQGNGLNIDPRKITWKRVLDMNDRALRNIIIGLGGKAHGIPREDGFDISVASEVMAILCLATSISDLKARLAKIIVAYDHQDNPVTAGMLNAQGAMAALLKEAIKPNLVQTLENVPALIHGGPFANIAHGCNSVMATQTALKLADYVITEAGFGADLGAEKFFDIKCRYANLKPKAVVLVATVRALKMHGGVPKTNLTSENVAAVNAGLVNLEKHIENIKKYNLPLVVAINIFSQDTEAELQAIYQACERLGVEVALSDVFAQGGAGGLDLARKVIKLVDSNAANFQPLYPNELALKDKATKIAQEIYGAKAVTFAKEASTALAKFEALGYGHLPICMAKTQYSFSDDASLIGRPEGFTLNVRNAKISAGAGFIVLLTGDIMTMPGLPKLPAAEKIDIDESGVISGLF from the coding sequence ATGTTAAGTGATATTCAAATAGCTCAACAAGCAAAAATGTTACCAATAGTGCAGGTCGCAGCCAAGTTAGGAATTGCGGAAGAAAATATTGACCAATATGGTCGCTATAAGGCTAAACTCTCTCTTGGTCTTATTGATAGCTTGGCGAACAATGCCGATGGCAATCTTATTTTAGTTACAGCAATTACGCCTACTCCAGCAGGTGAAGGTAAATCCACCACTACTGTTGGTTTAGCTCAAGGAATTGCGCAACTTGATAAAAAAGTTATTGTTGCCCTCCGCGAACCATCCTTAGGCCCTTGTATGGGGGTAAAAGGCGGCGCAGCTGGTGGTGGCTATTCACAAGTTGTGCCTATGGAAGATATTAACTTGCATTTTACTGGTGATATCCATGCGGTAACTACAGCACATAATTTACTCTCCGCCATGTTAGATAATCATTTGCAACAAGGCAATGGCCTAAATATCGACCCACGGAAAATAACCTGGAAACGGGTTTTAGATATGAATGATCGGGCTTTGAGAAATATTATTATCGGCCTAGGTGGTAAGGCGCATGGCATTCCTCGCGAAGACGGCTTTGATATCTCCGTAGCTTCTGAAGTTATGGCGATTTTATGCCTAGCTACCAGCATTAGTGATTTAAAAGCGCGCTTAGCGAAAATTATTGTCGCTTATGATCACCAAGACAATCCGGTAACTGCAGGAATGTTAAATGCGCAAGGCGCAATGGCCGCCCTGCTAAAAGAAGCGATTAAACCTAATTTAGTGCAAACTTTAGAAAATGTGCCTGCTTTAATTCACGGCGGTCCCTTTGCGAATATTGCCCATGGTTGTAATAGTGTAATGGCTACCCAAACTGCCCTAAAATTAGCGGACTACGTAATTACCGAGGCTGGTTTTGGTGCGGATCTAGGCGCGGAAAAATTCTTTGATATTAAATGTCGTTACGCCAATCTAAAACCTAAGGCGGTAGTGTTGGTAGCTACGGTACGCGCTTTAAAAATGCATGGCGGGGTGCCAAAAACCAATCTAACTAGCGAAAACGTGGCCGCGGTTAATGCTGGCCTAGTAAATTTAGAAAAACATATCGAGAATATTAAAAAATATAATCTCCCCCTTGTAGTTGCGATCAATATTTTCAGCCAAGATACCGAGGCAGAATTACAAGCTATTTACCAAGCATGCGAACGTTTAGGCGTGGAAGTTGCCTTATCTGATGTGTTTGCGCAAGGTGGCGCTGGTGGTTTGGATTTAGCGCGCAAAGTAATTAAACTAGTTGACAGTAATGCTGCCAATTTCCAGCCACTTTATCCTAACGAATTAGCCCTAAAAGATAAAGCTACTAAAATAGCCCAAGAAATTTATGGGGCAAAAGCTGTTACTTTCGCCAAAGAAGCTAGTACCGCTTTAGCTAAATTTGAAGCTTTAGGCTATGGCCATTTGCCGATTTGCATGGCTAAAACACAATATTCCTTCTCAGATGATGCTAGTTTAATCGGTCGTCCTGAAGGTTTTACTCTAAATGTCCGCAATGCCAAAATTTCTGCTGGTGCTGGCTTTATTGTGCTCCTAACTGGCGATATTATGACGATGCCAGGCTTACCAAAATTGCCTGCGGCTGAGAAAATTGATATCGACGAATCTGGGGTAATTAGCGGTTTATTTTAA
- a CDS encoding FtsW/RodA/SpoVE family cell cycle protein encodes MSILQSIRGRIFLNILAIMVIGSINILSSSFAIASIEQGNSTFFLFKYALFAFIGFIAWAILAKIPYKIWLNRYTTYGILLFIFSLLVLVHFFGTTENGAKRWLLIGSFSLQPSELVKVGAILLMSSYIGDNLNKNRRVTLLTGEFFAILVCAAFVYKQPDLGTAAIIVALPLVMLLICKLPPRDYLLIFGGATLGILYLSTAAAYRADRIKAWLNPWAYQANEGFQAVQSFLAIGSGGLTGTGIGQGISKLFFLPEAHTDFAFAIFCQEWGFIGAILLIALFALLSIQLTILAKQTKDAGGFMLVVGANLLITGQAISNICMVTGLLPVIGVPLPFISYGGTSLLSIMCFLGIVFNVSKNGNPRKQPKPLLPTTPNSRIRAVRS; translated from the coding sequence ATGAGCATTTTGCAAAGCATTCGCGGTAGAATTTTTTTAAATATTCTCGCTATCATGGTTATTGGTAGTATTAATATCCTAAGCTCAAGCTTTGCAATTGCAAGTATTGAGCAAGGTAATAGCACCTTTTTCTTATTTAAATATGCTTTGTTTGCTTTTATTGGCTTTATTGCTTGGGCTATCTTAGCAAAGATACCTTATAAAATTTGGCTTAACCGCTATACAACCTATGGAATTTTATTGTTTATTTTTTCTTTATTAGTTTTAGTTCATTTTTTTGGTACTACCGAAAATGGGGCTAAACGTTGGTTGCTAATTGGCAGTTTTAGTTTACAGCCTTCAGAATTAGTAAAGGTCGGCGCAATTTTATTGATGTCTTCTTATATTGGCGATAATTTAAATAAAAATCGTCGAGTTACCTTGTTAACCGGAGAGTTTTTCGCTATTTTAGTTTGCGCCGCTTTCGTATATAAACAACCAGATTTAGGTACCGCAGCAATTATTGTGGCTTTACCCTTGGTAATGCTCTTAATCTGTAAATTGCCGCCGCGCGATTATTTATTAATTTTCGGCGGCGCAACCCTGGGGATTTTATATTTAAGCACCGCCGCCGCTTATCGCGCCGACCGTATTAAAGCTTGGCTAAATCCTTGGGCTTACCAAGCTAACGAAGGTTTTCAGGCCGTGCAATCTTTTTTAGCTATTGGTAGTGGCGGTCTTACTGGTACTGGAATTGGGCAAGGTATTAGCAAACTTTTTTTCTTACCCGAAGCTCATACCGATTTTGCTTTTGCGATTTTTTGTCAAGAATGGGGATTTATCGGGGCAATTTTATTAATTGCGCTGTTTGCACTCCTCTCTATCCAACTTACCATTTTAGCCAAGCAAACTAAAGATGCCGGTGGCTTCATGCTAGTAGTCGGGGCAAATTTATTAATCACCGGCCAAGCAATAAGTAATATCTGCATGGTTACGGGCTTATTGCCAGTAATTGGTGTTCCTCTGCCCTTTATTAGTTATGGGGGGACTTCATTGTTGAGCATTATGTGCTTTTTAGGAATTGTCTTTAATGTCAGCAAAAATGGTAATCCGCGGAAACAACCTAAACCGTTACTACCAACGACACCTAATTCTCGTATTAGGGCGGTGAGATCCTAA
- a CDS encoding Com family DNA-binding transcriptional regulator, producing the protein MQEVRCQKCNRLLFRGSVKAIEIKCPKCNHVQIITAKDHSVTKPKGTPSLESR; encoded by the coding sequence ATGCAAGAAGTCCGTTGTCAAAAGTGTAATCGTTTATTGTTTCGCGGTAGCGTGAAAGCTATTGAAATTAAGTGTCCGAAGTGTAACCATGTGCAAATAATTACAGCTAAGGATCACAGCGTAACTAAACCTAAAGGCACCCCTTCTCTAGAGAGCCGTTAG
- a CDS encoding NlpC/P60 family protein, producing MRLAKKFFLVFFLLVTLFPHLTFAQTPDFKLGDKNWKITLVQRALSDLKFPVDRTDGIFTKKTISALKSFQTKNKLPSTGKIDDPTYKLLMQLHKQTTPTTNLADKLLLTAAKYKGVPYRFGGTTPKGFDCSGYTSFVFREHRLILKRAADEQYTQGRPIAKRDLRKGDLVFFAINEKSASHVGIYAGNNSFWHASSSKGVMLSKLDNVYWKKYYLGARRIPEFFSK from the coding sequence ATGCGTTTAGCCAAAAAATTTTTTCTTGTTTTTTTCTTGCTGGTTACCTTATTTCCCCACCTAACTTTTGCCCAAACTCCAGACTTTAAGTTAGGTGACAAAAATTGGAAAATCACTTTAGTACAACGGGCCTTATCTGATTTGAAATTTCCCGTGGATCGAACTGATGGAATTTTCACCAAAAAAACTATCAGCGCCTTGAAAAGCTTTCAAACCAAAAACAAACTGCCTAGCACTGGAAAAATTGATGATCCTACTTATAAATTGCTGATGCAATTACATAAGCAAACTACACCAACGACTAATCTCGCCGACAAACTGCTCCTTACGGCAGCAAAATATAAAGGCGTACCGTATAGATTTGGTGGTACTACGCCCAAGGGCTTTGACTGTTCTGGTTATACCAGTTTTGTCTTCCGCGAACATCGACTGATTTTAAAACGTGCCGCCGATGAACAATATACCCAAGGTCGACCTATCGCCAAACGCGATTTGCGCAAAGGAGATTTAGTATTTTTTGCTATCAACGAAAAAAGCGCTTCCCATGTCGGCATTTACGCTGGCAACAATTCTTTTTGGCATGCCTCTTCTAGTAAAGGCGTCATGCTAAGTAAGCTAGATAATGTCTATTGGAAAAAATATTATCTAGGTGCAAGACGAATTCCCGAATTTTTTAGCAAATAA
- a CDS encoding penicillin-binding protein — MQQKKILKLNIAKKWLVLLTCLFLSLFLIALSRLFYLQIIKGDSLENELRLRSSDVRKLTSPRGSILDRNGQELAVSLLTKSLYVDPHEMSLLDNKKVEGTEHQRLAANLLAPILKIKADELYKTFCSDAYFVWLKRKLENSEYLQLEAIIKEHKLRGLHFQQESKRYYPQGTLAAHILGFVGSEDNGLDGLELYFNNLLSGAQEEIHLQMDAHGRPIEDSVFRKFNPSKLNRLVLTIDHNIQYVVERALDSALQKTKVQGASVIVMNPKTGEILALSNRPTYDPNFFGKFSQKEFSNRAVSYIYEPGSTYKPLVMAAALEENILSPTDMYDDKGKITILDRTINNWDMEAHGPVTYAYILTNSLNTGMVDMGMRLGGERLTSYAKKFGLGKATGIELPGEEVGILFDPKNMYPSNVATMSIGQGVALTSVQLISAIATIANDGKLVQPHIVKRIERGDGRVLKEEPLATQPQIIKPETAHTLRDIMEQVILNGGGKNAKIEGYSIAGKTGTAQKLSSDGTGYDGGYIASFVGFAPSKNPDFIVLVMLDNPQGATYYGGQIAAPVFKEIMEQLLALAEVPTENNAFNLSFNKLPSYTPPTKLLQPIFPDDNSVIMPNLQGLMYRDVIVTLRRHRLFLNPSGSGLAHSQSIAAGEKIPVNTTISVQFK; from the coding sequence ATGCAGCAAAAAAAGATTTTAAAATTAAATATCGCCAAAAAATGGTTGGTTCTGTTAACTTGCCTATTTTTGAGCCTTTTTCTAATTGCTCTCAGTCGCCTATTTTATCTACAAATTATTAAGGGCGATTCGCTAGAAAACGAATTGCGCTTGCGTAGCTCCGATGTACGTAAACTAACTAGTCCCCGTGGCAGTATTCTTGATCGTAACGGGCAAGAATTAGCCGTAAGTTTACTAACTAAATCATTATATGTCGATCCCCATGAAATGTCCCTTCTAGACAATAAAAAAGTTGAAGGCACAGAACATCAGCGCTTAGCGGCTAATTTATTGGCCCCCATTCTTAAAATCAAGGCAGATGAATTATATAAAACCTTTTGCAGTGATGCTTATTTCGTTTGGCTAAAACGTAAGCTGGAAAATTCCGAATATCTCCAACTAGAAGCAATTATCAAAGAACATAAATTACGCGGTCTTCATTTTCAACAAGAAAGCAAGCGCTATTATCCTCAAGGAACCTTAGCTGCCCATATTCTGGGGTTTGTCGGTAGTGAAGATAATGGTCTTGATGGTTTAGAACTGTATTTTAACAATCTCTTGTCTGGAGCCCAAGAAGAAATCCACCTGCAAATGGATGCGCATGGTCGACCTATTGAAGATTCTGTATTTAGGAAGTTTAATCCGAGTAAATTAAATCGCTTAGTGCTGACAATTGACCACAATATCCAATATGTGGTTGAACGCGCTTTAGATAGCGCCCTGCAAAAGACGAAAGTGCAAGGGGCTTCAGTTATCGTCATGAATCCAAAAACAGGCGAAATTCTAGCCTTATCTAATCGCCCCACCTATGATCCGAATTTTTTTGGCAAATTTTCGCAAAAAGAATTTTCCAATCGAGCCGTAAGTTATATTTACGAACCAGGTTCAACTTATAAACCTTTGGTTATGGCCGCGGCCCTTGAAGAAAATATCTTAAGTCCTACAGATATGTATGATGACAAAGGTAAAATCACCATTTTAGACCGCACCATTAATAACTGGGATATGGAAGCGCACGGACCCGTAACCTACGCCTATATTCTCACTAACTCACTTAACACGGGGATGGTTGATATGGGCATGCGTTTAGGCGGAGAACGCCTTACAAGTTACGCCAAAAAATTTGGTTTAGGTAAAGCTACTGGTATTGAGCTGCCTGGTGAAGAAGTGGGAATTCTCTTCGATCCTAAAAATATGTATCCTTCTAATGTGGCGACCATGTCCATTGGTCAAGGTGTTGCCTTAACTTCTGTACAACTAATCAGTGCAATTGCCACTATTGCTAACGATGGTAAACTGGTACAACCGCATATTGTCAAACGCATTGAACGCGGCGACGGTCGGGTTCTCAAAGAAGAGCCGCTGGCAACCCAACCCCAAATTATCAAACCGGAAACAGCTCATACCTTAAGGGATATTATGGAGCAGGTTATTTTAAATGGTGGTGGCAAAAATGCCAAAATTGAAGGCTATAGCATTGCCGGTAAAACCGGTACCGCCCAAAAACTTAGTAGCGATGGCACTGGTTATGATGGGGGTTATATTGCTTCTTTTGTAGGTTTTGCACCGAGTAAAAATCCAGACTTTATTGTTTTAGTAATGTTAGACAATCCTCAAGGGGCAACTTACTATGGTGGGCAGATTGCGGCGCCCGTGTTTAAAGAGATTATGGAACAACTTTTGGCGTTAGCAGAAGTACCCACGGAAAATAATGCCTTTAATCTTTCTTTTAATAAATTACCCAGTTATACACCGCCCACCAAGCTTCTCCAACCAATTTTCCCCGATGATAACAGTGTAATAATGCCTAATCTCCAAGGTTTAATGTATCGTGATGTTATTGTAACACTCCGCCGTCATCGTCTGTTTTTAAATCCTAGTGGCAGTGGTTTAGCGCATAGTCAATCTATAGCTGCCGGAGAAAAAATTCCTGTAAATACTACAATAAGTGTACAATTTAAGTGA
- a CDS encoding ExbD/TolR family protein yields the protein MIRFNEHEPKRSQLDLTPLIDVVFLLLIFFMLTSCYAKPQLPVALPEAESGQVQGQTTVILTIKADGSIYLAENQVAPEQVYAALAAIYQNKPGAKTLEIQSDKVIPFGSVVKILDEAKKAGAENISIATEPK from the coding sequence TTGATTAGGTTTAATGAACATGAACCCAAACGCAGTCAGCTAGATTTAACACCGCTAATTGACGTAGTGTTTCTGCTACTTATTTTTTTCATGTTAACTTCCTGTTATGCCAAACCACAATTACCTGTAGCTTTACCCGAGGCCGAAAGTGGTCAAGTTCAAGGGCAAACTACCGTAATTTTAACTATTAAAGCCGATGGCAGTATTTATCTAGCCGAAAACCAGGTAGCTCCAGAGCAAGTTTATGCGGCACTTGCGGCTATTTACCAAAACAAGCCAGGAGCTAAAACTTTAGAAATTCAATCGGATAAAGTTATTCCCTTTGGCTCAGTTGTAAAAATTCTCGATGAAGCTAAAAAAGCTGGCGCCGAAAACATTTCGATTGCTACTGAACCCAAATAA
- a CDS encoding sigma-54-dependent Fis family transcriptional regulator produces MIRERRNKEKLKLYYEKFINEGIIDPNVHPWVAASWQKCRELNIPNKKMPKLHQLSKQDLALRRAKHEPAIEFMDGLYEQSKQHFNIYNLSMLLVDENDFVLKNYALPFFQRILDDVQGGRVAFEDIGTTSIEIAKEHGVPFLLFGPEMWIEECHSGDACAAPIIVDGKIRYVISLFSLDQKDLPYDIVISLLLSMKYSLEKYLATYDQLAATNILLDELPHAIYYLKNGGKISFANKAAKLRVGSHKYLSDVFLNYEHLPINKGFNNIASHNREVTWLTPEKTYEDITSVLPIKNANDVTNVMVVTTSIEDLKTTIAHATGYSTRYSLFSMVGNSEEFLALQAKASRLARGTGNILLQGEPGTGKQRLAYGIHQSSPRAAAPMIIVKCSNDEQALSLELFGNDLDITNKIHLASEGTLFIDEIEKMPVTIGDKLASILKEDGDKLNVRLIAACDSNLKKLTDKGLFSKDLYELLMKTVLRIPPLRERVEDIEVIAKHILMEMSNQHHLPLKTLSRESIGMLKRCVWLGNIKQLQGVIEMAFFHTAGTTIYPENIKLPADKTLEKSWKYDKQSFIEVWKAAGGNISKLSDMLDVSRVTLYRYLKKYGLTKPE; encoded by the coding sequence ATGATTAGAGAACGTCGCAATAAAGAAAAACTTAAATTATATTATGAAAAATTTATCAACGAAGGTATTATTGACCCTAATGTTCATCCTTGGGTAGCCGCATCTTGGCAAAAATGTCGGGAACTAAATATCCCTAACAAAAAAATGCCGAAACTCCACCAACTCAGCAAACAAGATCTAGCGCTTCGTCGCGCCAAACACGAACCCGCTATAGAGTTTATGGACGGCTTATATGAGCAAAGTAAACAACATTTTAATATTTATAATCTCAGTATGTTATTAGTCGACGAGAATGATTTCGTCTTAAAAAACTATGCACTTCCCTTTTTCCAACGCATTTTAGATGATGTTCAAGGCGGACGTGTGGCTTTTGAAGATATCGGGACTACTAGTATCGAAATTGCCAAAGAACATGGTGTGCCCTTTTTACTATTTGGACCTGAAATGTGGATTGAAGAATGTCATTCTGGCGATGCTTGTGCTGCGCCAATTATTGTTGACGGCAAAATCCGCTATGTAATCTCACTCTTTTCTTTAGACCAAAAAGACTTGCCTTATGATATTGTTATTTCTTTACTCTTAAGTATGAAGTATTCTTTAGAAAAATATTTGGCAACTTATGATCAATTAGCGGCTACTAATATTTTGTTAGATGAACTACCACATGCTATTTATTATTTGAAAAACGGCGGTAAAATTTCTTTCGCTAATAAAGCGGCTAAATTGCGTGTCGGTAGTCATAAATATCTTAGCGATGTCTTCCTCAATTATGAACATCTTCCAATTAACAAGGGCTTTAATAACATTGCCAGCCATAATCGTGAAGTTACTTGGTTAACCCCCGAAAAAACTTACGAAGATATTACTTCCGTACTGCCGATAAAAAATGCCAATGATGTAACTAATGTTATGGTCGTAACTACTTCTATTGAAGATTTAAAAACTACCATTGCCCATGCTACTGGCTACTCAACACGGTACAGCTTATTTAGCATGGTTGGTAATAGTGAAGAATTTTTGGCTCTACAAGCGAAAGCAAGTCGTCTAGCGCGAGGCACTGGTAATATTTTATTACAAGGTGAACCAGGTACAGGTAAACAACGCCTGGCATATGGAATCCATCAGTCTAGCCCACGAGCAGCCGCACCCATGATTATTGTTAAATGCAGCAATGATGAACAAGCCCTCTCGTTAGAGTTATTTGGTAATGATTTAGATATCACTAACAAAATCCACTTAGCTAGCGAAGGAACCTTATTTATCGATGAAATAGAAAAAATGCCCGTAACCATTGGCGATAAATTGGCCTCAATCCTTAAAGAAGATGGCGATAAGCTCAATGTACGCTTAATTGCGGCCTGTGATTCTAACTTGAAAAAACTTACTGATAAAGGTCTCTTCTCTAAAGATCTTTATGAACTACTTATGAAAACAGTACTTCGTATTCCACCATTGCGGGAGCGCGTAGAAGATATCGAAGTTATTGCTAAACATATCCTTATGGAAATGTCCAATCAACATCATTTACCTTTAAAAACCCTATCCCGGGAATCTATAGGGATGTTAAAACGCTGTGTTTGGTTAGGCAATATCAAACAATTACAAGGTGTAATCGAAATGGCCTTTTTCCACACTGCGGGTACAACCATTTATCCCGAAAATATTAAGCTTCCGGCGGATAAAACCTTAGAAAAATCTTGGAAATATGACAAGCAATCTTTTATTGAGGTTTGGAAAGCTGCGGGCGGAAACATTAGTAAATTATCCGATATGCTTGATGTTAGTCGCGTTACGCTTTATCGTTATTTGAAAAAATACGGTCTAACTAAACCAGAATAA
- the trmB gene encoding tRNA (guanosine(46)-N7)-methyltransferase TrmB: MRLRKKPWIEQAILEHSDLVILDDLTTHKGNWQKLFPTSQPLCLEIGTGRGSFIVGMAQKYPERNFIGIEANLDVLYDVVKKVRALQLPNIRLIRDNAISLTEWFAPAEIETLYLNFSDPWPKNRHAKRRLTHNNFLKMYQQILKSGNSVHFKTDNDQLFAFTLEELATHNYQIKQYTTDLYNSSIPNSVATEYEQKFVALGKNINYCEFTLSI, translated from the coding sequence ATGCGTCTTAGAAAAAAACCGTGGATCGAGCAAGCGATCTTAGAACATTCAGATTTGGTTATCTTAGATGACCTAACAACACATAAAGGTAATTGGCAAAAGCTTTTTCCTACATCGCAACCTTTGTGTTTAGAAATTGGTACGGGTCGTGGCTCTTTTATCGTGGGCATGGCGCAAAAATATCCCGAAAGAAACTTTATTGGTATTGAAGCTAACTTAGACGTACTTTATGATGTAGTCAAAAAAGTACGCGCTTTACAGCTACCTAATATCCGTTTAATTCGCGATAACGCGATTAGTCTCACGGAATGGTTTGCCCCCGCAGAAATTGAAACTTTATACTTGAACTTTTCCGACCCTTGGCCCAAAAATCGTCATGCCAAACGTCGCTTAACCCATAATAATTTTTTAAAAATGTACCAGCAGATTTTAAAATCAGGTAATAGTGTGCATTTTAAAACTGATAACGATCAGCTTTTTGCTTTTACCCTCGAAGAATTAGCTACTCACAACTACCAAATAAAGCAATATACCACCGATTTGTATAATTCTTCTATCCCTAATTCTGTAGCTACAGAATACGAACAAAAATTTGTCGCCCTCGGCAAAAACATTAATTATTGTGAGTTTACCCTTAGTATTTAG